The Candidatus Zixiibacteriota bacterium genomic interval CGATCAAGACGGCCGAGGAGATCGACCTCGCCCTCGAAGCGGGCGTGGAGATGTTCGTGGTCGATAATCCTTCCGAAATCGCCAAGCTGAAACGGATCACCGACCGGAAGCTGAAAATCCTCATTCGCTACCGGGTGCATCTCAACACGACCGCCGTGGTCAACCTGCAGTACAAATTCGGCTGCACGGTCGACGACGTGCTGGCGCTGGCAGACGCCGTCCGAGAGGCCGGTCACGTGGTCCACGGGCTCTGCTTCCATATCGGTTCGCAGTGCATCTATCCCGAGAACTACGTCAAGGCGATCGCCGCGGGCGGTGAGTTGATCGACGAGCTGGCCCAGGCCGGCCACACCATCCGCCTGCTCGATATCGGCGGCGGGTTCCCGGTCCCGTACGTCGAGCCGGTGCCCGACATCCACGACTTCTGTGAGCCGATTCGCGAAGCGCTGGATGAGCTGATTCGACCTGACATCCGCGTCATTTGCGAGCCGGGACGCTTCGTCTCGGCAAGGGCCGTAACCCTGGTCTGCAGCGTGATCGGCAAGTCCGAGCGCGACGGCAAGATGTGGTACTATCTCGACGACGGCATCTATTCGACCTTCTCGGGTATCGTGTTCGACCACTGTCAGTATCCCGTGGTCCACGACAGCCAGGGCGACGAATACCTGTCCGTGCTCGCCGGGCCGACCTGCGACTCGTTTGACACCCTCTATGACGGCCTCCTGCTGCCGGAACTCGAGATCGGCGACCTGCTGATCTTCCCCCGTACCGGCGCCTACTGCGCCGTCTCCGGGTCGGACTTTAACTCACTCAAGCGGCCGCAGTACCGCGTGATCGACTGAGGGACCGACAAGCATGGCAAGCAAAGAAACGAAACAGGGTCTCCGGGTTTCAGACAAGGCGCTGGAAAATCCGATGAACCTCTGGTACAGCGAACTGGCCCAGGGGGCCGCCGGATTGACGCTCAAGGTCGACCGCTTCCTCGAGTCGACGGAGTCGGAGTTTCAGCGTATCGAGGTCATCCAGAACAAGCTGTACGGCAAGCTGCTTGTCCTGTACGGCTCGCTCATGGTGGCCGACAACGACAACAACGCCTACAACGAGATGCTCGCGCACGTGCCGTTGTTTTCGCACCCGAAACCGGAGAACGTCCTTATCATCGGCGGCGGCGACTGCGGCACGCTGACCGAAGTTATGAAGCACCCTGAAGTCGGGCGCTGCACGATGTGCGAGATAGATCGCATGGTGGTCGACATCACCCGGAAGCATCTTCCTCATCTGACGATAGGGGCCGATGATCCGCGCGCCGAGTTGATATTCGACGACGGCAAGCGCTATATCGAAACGACCGACCGCCGTTTTGATGTCATCGCCCTGGACCTGTCCGATCCGGTTGGTCCTGCCGAGGAGTTGTTCCAGAAGCCGTTTCACCAGACGGTGTATGACAAACTCGCGGATGACGGCATTATGGTGGCGCAGTCGGAATCGCCGTACTTCAACAAGGAGATCATCCGGCGAATGTATGCGAACCTGAAGGACATTTTCCCGATCGTGCGGATGTATTTCTGCTTTATGCCGATTTATCCGTCGGCCCTGTGGTCGTTTGCGTTTTGCAGCAAGAAACACGACCCGATCCGGGATTTTGATCGCGCCCGATGGGACAGGCTGGCTCTGAAGACGCGCTACTATAACGCGGAAACGCATGTCGGCGCCTTCGCTCTCCCGCAGTTCGCAAAAGAACTGGTGTAGGCCCGGCGGCCCACCTGAAGTTCGACCATGGCGAATGGCAGGTGCGAACGAAAAACGGAAATACACAACAAAGCCCGGGCGAGCCGGGCTTTGTCTTTTATCACAGAGGAAGCGTATGAAGCCTGTGATTGTTATACAAAACTGCGAAATAGAATCTCCCGGCACGATCGGTTTGTACTTGCAGGATCGCCGGATCCCGTTCGCCGTGGTTCGTTCGTTTGCCGGCGAGCGGTTGCCCGCACCTGAGGATTTCAGCGTCCTGATTGTTCTCGGGACGCCGAAATCGGTCACCGAGTACCGCCAACACCCGTATCTCGTGGAACTCTTTACACTTATGACGCAGACGATCCGCCGAGGGCAGCCTATCTTGGGAATTTGCTTCGGCGCGCAGCTTCTCGCCCACACGCTCGGCGCCCGGGTGGAACCGAACAGGGTCAAAGAGATCGGGGCCATGACGGTCACACTCACCGACGAAGGCGCATCGGATCCGCTTTTTGCCGGATTCGACCGGGAGTTCCCGGTCTTCCAATGGCATGGCGACACTTTCCGGATACCATTCGGCGCGACCCATCTGGCGAAGACCGACGATTGTAAGAATCAGGCTTTCCGGAAAGGCAACCTGGTTGGCCTGCAGTTCCACCTCGAAGCCGACCCCGATGAGGTCCCGCAATGGTGTGATGCGTACGCCGGTGAACTAACCGAAGCAGGCAAGACCAAAGACGGAATAATCGACGGCTGCCGAGCCTCCGCCGACCATACCCGCGCCCTCGGCTTCAGACTCCTCGACAACTTCTTCAACCTGATCTCCAAATAATCCCTGCGTGCTATACGTCCCCGTGCACCACGTACCATCGCCATGATCCGTGCGTGGTGTACGTCCCCGTGCACCACGCTGGATTCCACGAAGCACAAAAAAAACCCGGCCCTGCCGGACCGGGTTTTGTCGTCGAGAGAAGCTTCGACTAGAAGCTGTAGATCGCAGACATACCGGCGTTCATACCATTGGTCTCGCCGGAGATGAAATTCAGACCTTCGAGGAACAACTCGGGGTTCGTCCAGGTGTCGACCGTGAACCGGCCCCAGTTGAACGCAAAGCCGAGATAGGTGCGGTTATCCGGCCAGCGATAGATATCCTTATCCTCGGTTTCGCCGTCGTAGATGTCCTCTTCGCTGACGTTGCGCCAGTAGCTGGTCGCACCGAACCGGACATCCAGCCAGCTCAGCACTTCGCCTTCGAAGCCGATGCGCACGTACGGCAGGGTCGTGATGGTTGTGTTGTACTCCTCGGTAACCGCAGGATCGGCCTGATTGTCGACGTATTCATAATCGGCCTTGGTGTAGGAGAGACCGAAATCGAGTACGGCGAGCATACCGGCCGACGGCATATAGTGCATGCCGCTTCCAACCGTAATAGCCATGAGGTTCAGCTTCGCGGTGTTCGGGTCTTCGAAGAAGCCGCCGTCGTAGTAGTCTTCAGACTCGAACTTGGCATACACAAACGACGCGTGCGGGACCAGCGTTACCACCGGGTTCATCTGCTTGAAGTAACGGCCAAGTAGCGTGAAAGACATGTTGCCGGACGGCTTTGTGTAATCCAGTTCGGTATCATCGCCGCCACCGGGAGGCGTACCATAGGTCTTGTCTTTCCAGGTCAGCATCTGGATGTGCGCGGCGACATCCCACAACCCCGTGGCTTCAGTCAAGCTGAAACCGAAGTTGTAGCGGCTGAAGGACAGATCTTCGGAGGTGTTACCGTCCGCATCCTCGTCACGATAGGACGAATGAAGCTTCGAGAACGAGAAGCCGAACTTGTTCCCGCCGAGCATGCGTGAGTAAAGCAGGGAGATCCGCTCGTTACCGAATAAGTACTCGGCAATCGGCATGCCCCATTCATCTTCATCGAACATCCCGCCCCACCAGTAGTCGAAAAACATGTTGTCGAGACCGGCCGGCATAAACATGGCGCCCAGGTAAGCCTGGTCATAAAACTGGCCGACGCTATTGTAGAGATACGTTCCCAGGACGAACGGCTTGTCTTTGCCGAACTTCCAGTGAACCCCGAACTGATTGAACGTCGGCTCGTAGCCATAGTACTGGGCAGCATCCTTGTCGAAGTAGTCATCGTACGAAAACTCTCCGATTGCCACATCCGGATAGTCATACAGACGCGACGGATACAGCCAGATGTTGGCCTCGTCGAGCATGATCTCGTTGTTTTCACCCATCGAACGGACGCGGGTGTTGGTCGCGAACGACGCTGCGCTCAACAACAGCACAAAGCACAGGGTAAGCGTTACCAGTTTCTTCATCGCAAAATCCTCTTCTATGTAATCAACCGAAGTCTGTTATTAGTTTCGAGTTTTGAGTTAGGTCGGTGCCGGGATGGCACCCGGGCCCCTACATACGGCCCGCGTCAGTGCTTCATAGGCAACCCTCCATGGTTCCGGGGCGAATCCGATGCGCCCTCGTTACTAGTCCACCATTGTGTACTGCGTATGTATGGTTAGGTTTTGTAGGTCCACCTTTTTCGGATTTCTCTGAAATCGGGCCCAATAATACACTTGTTGGATTTTAAGACAAGTAAAAAATGACACCTTTTTGACGCCACACAGAACGGGAAAAAAATTCCCATAATAGAGATATGATTTGAGGTTAGATCGGATCCACTATGTCGCAGAAGCCTGCCCGCCGTCGCCTGCGATAAAACCTTGGGGACGAGTTCCGGCGGAAACCTATCGCTTCACTCGCTGCCAGATCGCCTCGAGTTCATCGAGCGTGTACCGATCGAAACTGTGGCCTCTCTCCCTAATTTCGTCTTCCATCCGGTCAAAACGTGTGCGGAATTTATCCAGCGCGCGGCGCAGGGCGATTTCCGGATCAACATCGAGCTTGCGGGCAAGCGATGCGACCGCGAACAACAGGTCCCCGATCTCGTCGGCAAGCGCTTCGCGGTCGGGAGTCGGCCGGTGCGACATGGCCGCCTTCACTTCGGCCACTTCCTCGTCAATCTTATCGAGCACGTCGGTTGCCGATTTCCAGTCGAAGCCCACACCGCCCGCTTTTTCCCCGAGCCGAAACGCCGCCGTCAGCGCCGGCATGTTTCGCGGCAGTCCTCCGAGCACAGATTGCTTTTCACCGGACGAGGTTTTGATCTTTTCCCACTGATCGCGTACCTCCTGCGGTTTGAGATCCTTGCGTTCTCCGAACACATGCGGATGCCGGTTGACGAGCTTGTCGACCACGTGCGACACGGAGTCGTATATGTCGAACTCCCCCCGTTCCTTCGCCAGCTGGGCATGAAAAACGATCTGGGTGAGCAGGTCGCCAAGTTCTTCCGCAAGCTGTTCGTGGCGGCCGGACTCGATCACTTCCACCACCTCGTACGTTTCCTCCACCAGGTACGGCAGAAGTGACTGATGGGTTTGTTTGCGGTCCCAGGCACAACCCTCCGGCGAGCGAAGGATTTCCATCAGAACGGTGAGTCGTTCGAAGGGGGCGAGATCGGGGTCGTAGACGCGGGATTTTAAGTCTTTCATAGAGTTGCCGATACCTGTCCTAACGGTTTATTCCCTAGCCGGTCGGTCAGCCTTGACAAAAAATGCACCCCGGCCTATTATGGGAGCCTTGATCCGGCGCAGCCCGCGGGCTGTAAAGACAACAATATACGGATACCCCGATTTATGAGCAATACGAACGACGACAGCAGAAAGTCCGCCGCGTACAACCCGTTTGAAGTGGAATCACGGTTGTACGATCACTGGGTGGCATCCGGTTATTTTCACGGCCGGGCGGATTCCGACAAGAAATCCTACTCGGTGGTCATTCCGCCGCCCAACGTAACGGCAGTGCTGCATCTGGGTCATGCGCTGAACAACACCATTCAGGACATACTCGTACGCAAACACCGCATGCAGGGTTTCGAAGCGGAATGGCTGCCGGGATCGGACCACGCCGGAATCGCCACACAGGTTATCGTCGAAAAGCAACTGGTGAAAGAAGGCACCACGCGGCGAGAGATCGGCCGGGAGAAGTTTGTCGAACGGACCTGGAAATGGGCGATCGAAAACAAGGACCAGATCCTCAACCAGCTCAAACGAATCGGCTGCTCGTGTGACTGGGAACGGACGCGCTTCACGCTCGACGAGGGTTTGTCGCGGGCGGTCGCTGAGGTGTTCGTGCATCTGTACGAAAAGGGCTGGATATACCGGGGCCACCGGATCGTCAACTGGTGCCCGTCGTGTAAGACCTCGCTGTCCGACGACGAGGTCGAGCACCAGGAGTTCGACAGCCATCTCTGGTACATTAAATACAAGATCAAAGGCTCCGACGAGTATTTGACGGTGGCGACTACGCGGCCGGAAACCATGCTCGGCGATACCGCGCTGGCCGTCAATCCCAAGGACAGTCGGTACAAAAAGCATATCGGCAAAACGGTCATCCTTCCTATTCTGGAACGGGAAATCCCGATCGTTGCGGACAGCTATGTCGATCCGGAATTCGGCACGGGCATCGTGAAGGTGACGCCCGCGCACGATCCGAACGATTTCGAAATCGGCAAGCGGCACGACCTGGCCGAAGTGAACATCCTGAATATCGACGGCACCCTCAACGAGAATGCGGGCAAGTTCAAAGGGATGGACCGGTACGACGGCCGCAAGGCGCTCGTCGAGGAACTGAAAAAGAAGTCCCAACTCGCAAAGACCGAAGATTATCGACTGTCCGCAGGGACCTGCTATCGCTGCCACACGATCGTTGAACCGTACCTGTCGGACCAGTGGTTCGTCAAGATGAGCGAACTGGCGCAGCCTGCGGTCGAAGCGGTCAAGTCGGGCAAGCTCCGGTTCCATCCCGAGTACTGGACCAAGACCTACCTGCACTGGATGGAGAATATCCGTGACTGGTGTATCTCTCGACAGCTCTGGTGGGGCCATCGTATCCCGGTGTGGTACGCCGAGGACGGCACCATGTTTGTCTCGGTCGACCGCCCAACCGCGGCCCAGTGCCCCGGCTATGACCCGGCAAGGCTGGTTCAGGACGAGGACGTGCTCGACACCTGGTTCTCCTCGTGGCTGTGGCCTTTCTCTACATTCGGCTGGCCGGAAAAAACGAAAGACCTCGAGAAGTTTTATCCGACCAAAGTGCTGGTGACCGCCTCGGAGATCATCTTCCTCTGGGTGGCGCGAATGGTGATGGCCGGCTACGAGTTTATGGGCGACTGCCCGTTCACCGACGTGTATATCCACGGCACCGTGCGCGACGCCAACGGCGTGAAGATGTCCAAGTCGCTCGGCAACGGGATCGACCCGCTGGAGATAACCGACAAGTACGGCGCCGATGCGCTCCGGATATCGATGGTGCTGGCCACACCCGACGGCCAGGATCCGTGCGTGAGCCGCAATACGTTCGAGGTCGGCCGGAATTTCGTAAACAAGCTGTACCAGGTTTCACGCTTTGTGATGATGCGTCTTGACGGAGCGCCGCCGACGCTGGACAAGCTCGGCGATATCGACCTGGTCATTTTCGATCGCTGGATCCTCTCCCGCCTCGAGCGCACCAAGGAACAGGTGGAGCGCGCCTTCAGCGAGTACCGGTTGAACAACGCCGCGAAAGTGCTGTACAACTTCGTCTGGGAAGACTACTGCTCGTGGTATATCGAACTGATCAAACCCGATCAGCCCAACCAGTCCATTCGTGCGGACTCGCTGACAGTCGCGACCTACGTGCTGGGCGAAATCCTGAAGCTGCTGCACCCGTACGTGCCGTTTGTCACCGAAGAGATCGGTCGGCTGCTGCGCGGGGAGCAGTCCAACGGCGCCCCTACCCTCACGTTCGGGCCGTGGCCCACGATCGACGAGCGCCGCAAGGACGAGCGACTCGAAGAATCGCTTCGACAGATACAGGAAGTGGTAACGGCCGTGCGATCGATCCGGTCGGAGTTGAATGTCCCGCCGGGCAAGAAGTCCGACCTGTACATCCGGGTCGACAGCGAGTCGTTCGGCGCGCTGCTGAAAAACCATTACGAGTACTTCCGGTCGCTGGCGCGGGTCGAAACGCTGCACTGCGGGGTCGACGTCAAAAAGCCCCCGATATCGGCGTCCGCGGTTATCTCCGGCGCGGAGATATTCGTGCCGCTCGCGGGTCTGATCGATATCGAAGTCGAAAAGAAGCGGTTGCAGAAGAGTCTCGACGAACTGACCGGCCAGCTTGACAAGGTATCGCGCAAACTGGCCAACGCCGACTTCCTCGCCAACGCGCCGTCGGATGTCATCGAACGCGAGCGAGCCAAAAAAGCCGACTACCAGGAACGCATTGAGCGGCTCAACCGCAACCTCGAACAGATCCTCGACTGGTAGCGCAACGAATCTGTGCGTGGTGTACGTTCTCGTGCACCACGATACCCCGCTCATGTTGCGTCAGGTGCTAGTCCGCCGGAGGCGGGCGACACGTGACGCGGACCGGACACGCCAATGGCGTGTCCGCAATTGGTACCGCACCGCTTGCGGTGGACCGTGTCACCGCTTACCTGACGAAGGATGAAAGGAAACCCACCCAAAGGGTGGGCCACCCCGCCCGTCCGTGCACAAAGCCGTGCGAACAACTTTTTCGTTGTACAAGTGTGGCGCCCTGCACGTTACGGGCAAATGGGTTCGTTTTGTCATTTTTATGGGGACCC includes:
- the mazG gene encoding nucleoside triphosphate pyrophosphohydrolase, which codes for MKDLKSRVYDPDLAPFERLTVLMEILRSPEGCAWDRKQTHQSLLPYLVEETYEVVEVIESGRHEQLAEELGDLLTQIVFHAQLAKERGEFDIYDSVSHVVDKLVNRHPHVFGERKDLKPQEVRDQWEKIKTSSGEKQSVLGGLPRNMPALTAAFRLGEKAGGVGFDWKSATDVLDKIDEEVAEVKAAMSHRPTPDREALADEIGDLLFAVASLARKLDVDPEIALRRALDKFRTRFDRMEDEIRERGHSFDRYTLDELEAIWQRVKR
- a CDS encoding valine--tRNA ligase translates to MSNTNDDSRKSAAYNPFEVESRLYDHWVASGYFHGRADSDKKSYSVVIPPPNVTAVLHLGHALNNTIQDILVRKHRMQGFEAEWLPGSDHAGIATQVIVEKQLVKEGTTRREIGREKFVERTWKWAIENKDQILNQLKRIGCSCDWERTRFTLDEGLSRAVAEVFVHLYEKGWIYRGHRIVNWCPSCKTSLSDDEVEHQEFDSHLWYIKYKIKGSDEYLTVATTRPETMLGDTALAVNPKDSRYKKHIGKTVILPILEREIPIVADSYVDPEFGTGIVKVTPAHDPNDFEIGKRHDLAEVNILNIDGTLNENAGKFKGMDRYDGRKALVEELKKKSQLAKTEDYRLSAGTCYRCHTIVEPYLSDQWFVKMSELAQPAVEAVKSGKLRFHPEYWTKTYLHWMENIRDWCISRQLWWGHRIPVWYAEDGTMFVSVDRPTAAQCPGYDPARLVQDEDVLDTWFSSWLWPFSTFGWPEKTKDLEKFYPTKVLVTASEIIFLWVARMVMAGYEFMGDCPFTDVYIHGTVRDANGVKMSKSLGNGIDPLEITDKYGADALRISMVLATPDGQDPCVSRNTFEVGRNFVNKLYQVSRFVMMRLDGAPPTLDKLGDIDLVIFDRWILSRLERTKEQVERAFSEYRLNNAAKVLYNFVWEDYCSWYIELIKPDQPNQSIRADSLTVATYVLGEILKLLHPYVPFVTEEIGRLLRGEQSNGAPTLTFGPWPTIDERRKDERLEESLRQIQEVVTAVRSIRSELNVPPGKKSDLYIRVDSESFGALLKNHYEYFRSLARVETLHCGVDVKKPPISASAVISGAEIFVPLAGLIDIEVEKKRLQKSLDELTGQLDKVSRKLANADFLANAPSDVIERERAKKADYQERIERLNRNLEQILDW
- a CDS encoding type 1 glutamine amidotransferase; protein product: MKPVIVIQNCEIESPGTIGLYLQDRRIPFAVVRSFAGERLPAPEDFSVLIVLGTPKSVTEYRQHPYLVELFTLMTQTIRRGQPILGICFGAQLLAHTLGARVEPNRVKEIGAMTVTLTDEGASDPLFAGFDREFPVFQWHGDTFRIPFGATHLAKTDDCKNQAFRKGNLVGLQFHLEADPDEVPQWCDAYAGELTEAGKTKDGIIDGCRASADHTRALGFRLLDNFFNLISK
- a CDS encoding type III PLP-dependent enzyme, whose protein sequence is MTYSFDVSTMEQTALMGGLDVGLVKDLFKTRGLDTPLLLLSRSEVRRAIEDLRSALPRAEIFYAVKSNNHPAIIEEVFAAGGNFDVCSAGELKGVMQTGIDPKTLLHTHPIKTAEEIDLALEAGVEMFVVDNPSEIAKLKRITDRKLKILIRYRVHLNTTAVVNLQYKFGCTVDDVLALADAVREAGHVVHGLCFHIGSQCIYPENYVKAIAAGGELIDELAQAGHTIRLLDIGGGFPVPYVEPVPDIHDFCEPIREALDELIRPDIRVICEPGRFVSARAVTLVCSVIGKSERDGKMWYYLDDGIYSTFSGIVFDHCQYPVVHDSQGDEYLSVLAGPTCDSFDTLYDGLLLPELEIGDLLIFPRTGAYCAVSGSDFNSLKRPQYRVID
- the speE gene encoding polyamine aminopropyltransferase; the encoded protein is MASKETKQGLRVSDKALENPMNLWYSELAQGAAGLTLKVDRFLESTESEFQRIEVIQNKLYGKLLVLYGSLMVADNDNNAYNEMLAHVPLFSHPKPENVLIIGGGDCGTLTEVMKHPEVGRCTMCEIDRMVVDITRKHLPHLTIGADDPRAELIFDDGKRYIETTDRRFDVIALDLSDPVGPAEELFQKPFHQTVYDKLADDGIMVAQSESPYFNKEIIRRMYANLKDIFPIVRMYFCFMPIYPSALWSFAFCSKKHDPIRDFDRARWDRLALKTRYYNAETHVGAFALPQFAKELV